The window CTAAGagattacaaaaataatcaaaaaacaaaaaataacaactacATTCAAGATTGCtagacagattttttaaaaataatccatCAGATAGGTCACAAGACACAACAGAAGACACAGAACCTCACTGTTGCTAATGAGCCAGATtgtaataaatcaaacaatcaatacCACTATTGTAGataggagaggaaaaaaaatacagaatacaaCACTTTGACATGTGATTCATCATGTGCATatgtttataaatgtatttttccatgatgtcactatatatatatatatatatatatatatatatatatatatacacacattatatatacactgtatatatatcatTCTCAATTCATTCATTCGGATTTTGAATATTCAATGATTGGCTGACACCAATGCTAGTATTGTCTGACTGTAGTCACCACATTTATATATACACCACTTCAGGACACTCCAGTTATAGACATATTTCTCAGGTTGatagcattttaaaacaagATTTAGCATCATGTTAGTATTCAAGATTGTTCATTAATCAAACTTTCATTCTCAAAGGCtgtgaaatataataaaatggtTTTCACACAGTAATAACCATTCCTACCTTGGTAACGACCACTGCCTCGTCCAGTCAGTCCCCGTAGTGTTGCTGGGATCCTCTCACTTCCCTCTTATAATTTAGGCCGACATTGCAGAATCATCAGATTGTCAGTGATCCGCCACACTCCCCAACAACATGATTCTGACACCCCCCTCAGTGTTGAAATGAACGGTTGTTGACACATGACAGCTTAGCTACCCACAACTATAAATGACTACAAATCAGCTGTTCTCATATGGATGATTAAACCTCACTCCTTACAAATGTCAGAAACCATTGAGCAACATGTTGAAGTTGAATCTGTTCTAAAACAATAGACAAGTCTGGAGTTGACGAAATCCTGGGGCCCTGAAAAGCTCCAGGCCTTTTGATTTTCCAATGGATTATGCTAatataattaaagtttttttgtaaagagtttggcaagttgttttgaaatgcaatcCCGAGAATAAAATCAGAGGCTAGTTTTAACAATGGAAGCAGAAAACTAAAGCTTTAGTGTTTCCAAGTGGTGTTATTGTTGGCATTTCTATTGCAAAGACAACTTTTCTCAGACCAAGCAACTACCTTAGTTTCCATGGTTACGTCAGTCATTTCAACCATCACCGTTACACTGCTATTTTTTGGTAACTGGGGATCACTATTATAGCTGCcatggaaaacaaaagtgccaccctgttcctgttttttgttgctcaatGGCTGATGCATGTCCTTTGTATCATAAATTGAGCCTTCATTTTCCAGGGAGATTACACCCAAACCAACAGGACTGCATAGTGAAAGCTACCCGTCTACATGCTGATCATGTCATTATTCCATTCCATTATTACATTATTccattgtgcaatcaacatttacttaaTAACAGTATAAAGCAAACAGTTGTCCATTTCATGTTAAGTTAGTTACATCAATACTTCGTGAAGAGAGCTCGAccaattatgtgtttttgttaagaaACTCTCATAAACATATCagataatagctttttttttttttaacataaaatctGAATATGTTGCTAAATGATCTCAATATGCTGAAGTCTGATATGCCGATGCttgtaaaatcaaatttttcTTACTATTTTAATCATTCTTACTACCTTCCCGGGGACTAAAAGTTGAAAATAGCGATTAGCTGATGCCAGTTACATTACATATCTCCTTGTTTTATAATAGCCTTTGTAGTCTACTATCACATCATCTGCACAgtgtgacatttatttatttgtttatattaacCTAATCTTTTCACATGTTCTGGTCATATTTCCACTTTTCTCCACATGCCTTAATAGTTATTggctcatttgtttgttttagaatttATCTCATATTTCAtagatatgtttttaatgtttgtatttattgtttattgacTCAAAAGGCACTCCATACTCCTGAGGTGATACTGATTTCCAGGTACTTGCTGATAATGCCAGTGCagatgccacacacacactgagaaaacttggaattattaaaaaaaaaatgataataaaaaaacccaaaacaaaacaaaacaaagactcaCAGTGAATAATAAACTTGTATCTCTCGTAATGATGAACATGCCAGAGTTAATCTGTAACAGTATCAAAACCcccttttgttgttttctgttacaCAACATATGAAAATCAGTAGGCTGGTCCCACTGCTACCTTTTCTTTCATATGCATTAAATTTCGTGCAAATTagctttaaataaatgtctgtgtgACAAGGCATGGGGGTATTGCTGAGCATTGGGGATGTGCACCTGGCcgataaaaaaagattttatatgACCACTAATCCGAGGTACGGGGGCTGAGAATGACTATAATAGACAATTATTTAGTTACCTCTAGAAATTGAGCTTTCTTATCTCAAAgtaacatgttttctgtttttctttttctcaaaacaAGATTTGTTATGTCATTATACAGGCTCATAAACTGTTAGCATGTTTTCCTATAAAAAGTAATGGATATTTCATGTAATCATGACCTAGTAATTTTTTGCATAAcccacatattttaaaaggctGCATTCTCATGAGAAATGTGCTGAagggtgttttaaaaaaaaaggaagcggTCCCAAGTGGTCTGTTAGAAAGCAATTTGGGGTGGAGGATGAGTCACGAAATAGTGGACTTTCCCCTGGGGACTGGTGTTAGGAACATGCAAACTTTGAGATATTTTAAAGTACATCCTCATTATGTTTCTTTCACTAAATCTATCCAAAGTAACTTTcattgcctaaacctaacttgTGTAATTCTATGTTTATGATGTAACTTTGCATGAAGGATGTAGCGTCATTTGTAGGTCCCCAAGATATCATAATAaatgtatgtgcattttcataggaTAGCATACAAACCACTCCATGAGGATATGTTCCGTGATAACAAATAAGCGATCTGTTAAAATGAGAAAGAtacagttgttttattttgttatcttgAGAAAACTAGCTTTGTTATCTTGAGATAAAGAGATAGTTGGAAAATGATTGTGTCATCATATAAGACTTATAATGTTTATCAGGAGGAGAGATCAGGAGTAACATGCCGAATGCATAGATGGTGTCTTGACAGCTGTAGCAATTAATTTACTCTGAAAATGATAGATCAAAGAGTACCAATAATTGATATTATTTACTGAATCAGATGGTGATGGTAAAGAAATGGTAATGGAGTGTACCCTTGTGTGAGAGGACATTGCATTACCACTTCATTACCCATCTATTTTTACAGATGATATAATTCGatcaataatatcaataatggGTACTCCTTGATCAGACAGCATTTTCGGGGCCTAAAAACCCAAATAACAAAgctcgttttctcgagataatgAAAATTCTCGTTATTATGAGATAATggcataaataaatataattggAAGCATGACCGTTTTTGGCTTCCGTACCGCAGTGTATATTTGGAATGCGATGTTAACATTTTGAGCAGAATTAACATCTTTTACATGATTTATTATACTCAGATATAAAGATACCTCCAATCTCCAGATAGTAATTGTGAAACAGTATGCTCTTTGACCTCAGAATACTTTCCTTTGATAACTATCATTGGTCTGCTGCTATTCATCGTAACAGTGTGTTATGTGCTGTAACCTCTGCCTATAGTAATGCTCAGCAGTGTGTTGCAATTGCATATCCACCCTTTTTTGCCTAATACACATTTTGGCTCatcaaaatttcacataaacAGCGTGTCTATGAAGTGAATACGCACGTATACAGTCTGGGTGTGAGGTGTGAGACATGCTTGTCCAGCAAAGTGGGGGGTAAGGCGCAAAATGACTTACAGTGTAAGGTAACAGTagaaaaatgtggttttaagtGTCAACAAGGCCTCCTTTACAGGAACAGAGCGTGATGAAACCATTTTCTTCAGACTCATCAAAATCACCACGGGTTCAACCAAAGAAACAAGAAGCTGTGAGCTGACGTCTTAAGCGTACGTGTCTGAGTCATTTGGACCAAACCCACAGGCCATGGACACTACTTAAGTCTGATCCTGGTCGGTGGATATTTGGTTGCCCGCACTCTGGCTCTTTTGTGATGGTCTCACGGAAATTCATTTCTGATATCTGAAGCCTGACAGGTGAGTGTTGTGTTATGTTTCTAGAAACTTGAATTAATACACTTAAGGTGATACATGTTTTTCAGTCGCGTCTCCAAGTTACCACCTAAGCATATTTTAGCAGCAAGTTTTGAGTAACTTGACTCCGTAAAAAATTCTGAGTTATGTATGTAGATCATTTATTAGGCAAtagcctatatatatatatatatatatatatatatatatatatatatatatatatatatatatatatatatatatatatatatatagtctaaTTCTTACCTCTGCCAAATTGTCTTAAGATGTCAGAAAGAATcagacttttgacctttttcagtgttttatatgtattttaaaagtattcTGGTAGGTATCACTTATGATGCAGCATAGATTCTTAGAAAGAATCAATATGTACCTCACTTTACTTGACACATACAATAACTCGTGATACTGCATGTACTGTTATAACTTACTATGAGTCCTTATGATGTTTAATTGTTAATGTGTGTATTGGTGCATGGatgtatttataatgcattgtAAGCCCCACCAGTCAACCTCTACTGTATTACTAGTCAAGTGCATCCATAAGATACTGGAACCTtataattcattattattaaaatctgTAATATTTTCTGACTGTTGATATtgtgcatcagtaagcattgTTTGTTTGAGTGTAGTCATAAAGCATTTTGAGAGCATTATATCCACTATGAATGCCCCCATAAAGCATTATAAATGTGttcttcatagaaagtgttaccaagAAGTTTAGAGAATAAGTGCCCTTGGAATTATGGCTCCATGCAGGCAAAAAGGAAGCTGTATGATGATACTGAATGATAGAAACTGTACCTGTTTCactggtttctgttttttcctttcacacagAACTAGATTCtgattgtaatatttttattttatgctaaCAATGAATATTCCTTTACCTCTTTAACAAGTTCTTACTTTTGCAGGAATTGCAGATCCCCTGATAAATGAAAGACAGAGCTCTGTACtactcttatttatttttctacaagtttaatgtctttgtgtttctcttttccttCAGACATTAGCCTCCAGCCATGGGTGACTGGTCTTACATGTCCGCACTGCTGGACAAGGTCCAGTCTCACTCCACTGTGGTTGGGAAGATCTGGATGACTGTCCTCTTCCTGTTTAGGATCTTTGTCCTGGGTGCCGCTGCGGACAACGTCTGGGGAGATGAAGTGTCCGAGTTCTACTGTGACACCCTGGAACCTGGATGTGAACATGCCTGCTACAACTGGATGTTCCCTATTTCCTATGTTCACTACTGGGTCCTGCAGATCACCTTTGTGTCCACACCCACCCTGGTCTACCTGGGCCATGCTATCCACATCATCCACAAAGAGAAGAGGATGATAGAGCAGCTGAAGAACAACAATGATGAAACTGCGCTGACGAAACGGAAGTATACAGATGATAGAGGGAAGGTGAAGATAACAGGCATTCTCTTTTTCACATACATAACTCAGCTGGTCTTCAAGATCATCCTGGAGGTGGCATTCAGTGTGGGCCAGTTCTACATCTTCGGCCCCGTGTTCATGGTGCCCTTCTTCCACTGCACCATGTCTCCACCTTGTGCCCGGTACACTGGGGCCCAGTGTTACATTTCTCGTCCCACCGAGAAAACCATTTTCATAATCTTCATGCTTGTAGTGTCTGGCATTTCGGTGCTCCTCAATGTTGTAGAGATCATCTATCTGCTCTGTaacaagaggagagaaagaaggaaagagctTAAAGCTCAGCAGTATGTGCTACGCTCGCAGGAGCACCCATCCAACCCATCCTGGGGTGGGGGCATGGGTGGCCAGTATGGAGGCATTCCAGTGTTGCCTCTGCAGGCtcaggaagaaaaacacattgacCAAGTCAGTAAAGACAAGGACAATTGATACATGAACCATACATGTCcgtttgggttgtttttgttcatgatTAATTCTGCTTGATCTCAGTACAGCATTTGAAACGGATAGTCTCAGTGCCTTTATCAACCACCTTGAAAACTATGTTGTATGAAGGACTCTCGCCTGGTTTCTCTCTTATCTCTCTgaaaaatctttctttcttctaAGTGCGATATTGTCGGCAACTGGACTTGAATTTCTTGGAGATATTTCACCTCCAACTGTGCCACTTCCTCAGTCCAGAACTGAAGAAGTTCCTCAGTTCAGAACTAAAAATGCTGCAAGAATCTTCACCTTCAACTTATCTTTCTCTGTTGTAGTGGGAGAACATTCCTCATCCAAAGAAACTCTCCCCAGAGATCAAATCTTGgtccctttcttttttctgtttatatccTTCCTTTGGGTCAAATAATCTAACATAGGTATAATGTTAAATTCCACAATCATGCAGATGACACTTATACTGACTGGCCAACTGCATCCCACTGCCTGTTTATTATATGGCCcactgtggattttttttaaataaagtagaaaatgaCTTGAGCATATGTCTAATAAATTGCACTGTATGTATATTGCACAACTTAGTTTGAACATAACGTCACTGTCATCTGATCAACTACTAATAGAAAGCTCTGCCATGCACTCCTTAATTTGAACACTAGATGTTGCTGCTTCACCTACAATGATTGCAGTGGCAGTGGACCTGAAAAGACAGAAGATAGAGAGGGGACTTTTGTAatatgtggacacacacacacacacacgcacgcacacacacacacacacacacacacacacacacacacacacacacacagaaacccaACACCCCAAAAAATCTATTGAATGTGAACTTTTAAAGTGTTGAGTGgtgttttgcagtgattttctATGGAGTAGACCCACTGATTTTTATGCTGTGTAACTGGTTGAAAACAatgcatttacttttttaatgtttgttgaaTTCATCTGTTCAGTCTGGCTttatgtactgtttttttttttttttttgtatgggggttgtgtatttttgaaactttgtttgtatatgttattttttttgaggaaattaaatttttaaaaaagataaagaaaaaggtGGATTTACTGGTCTGGTTGGCCTGGTACTCCTTATATGTTTCTGTATATGCCCCTtaatataaagaaaagaagaagaaaaacctCCTCTCCCTCCTAGAAAGATGTGAAATGGCATGAACAGGAAAGCCACCAATAACAGTGAGACAGCTCGCAGGATGTGTTTATGTGAACTCTATGAACAGAGTTTAACTGTGTGAGAGGTTAACACTGTGACACTGTGCCGAATGCACAAgagtcactgtctctctctctctgtgttcatGGCAATAGAGGAACATGTCATCGAGTGTATTGGtgtgttttaatagttttggacaacaatggtCCTCTTTAggacatgtttaggatttttttagcacatttctatgatttcaagacatttctatcATTTTGGGAGATTTATGGGATTTCAAGAcactttttagattttaggagcTTCGTAggatttttagatgtttctatgattttaggacatttctaggattcaagaacatttttaggattttagcacattccTAGGACATTAGGATtataagatataaaataaatatgggGGCAAATACTGCAAGTTCCTCCTCTGCGGTCAtcagtagagccgctgctcctctgtgttgagaggagccagatgaggtggctcagGCATCTAACTCAGATGCCTCCctgacgcctccctggtgaggtgttccaCGTGTCCTGGTGAGGACCCAGGActcgctggagagactatgtctctcagatggcctgggaacgcctcgggatcccccgggaagagctggatgaagtggccggggagaaggaagtctgggcttcctgctgcccccgtgacccgactccggataagcggaagaaaatggatggatggatggatatatgTATGCACTCAGCTAAGGTACATATAGAGCTAGTGAAAGCTAATATACCTGAAGATCACACAAAAGGTCAGTCACAAATACTTCTTTCCTCATGTCACTTTAACATGACAGCTCGCCTGTCCTGCCTTTTTGAAGGGAAACCAGCAGGTcagcagtgatg is drawn from Plectropomus leopardus isolate mb chromosome 16, YSFRI_Pleo_2.0, whole genome shotgun sequence and contains these coding sequences:
- the LOC121955374 gene encoding gap junction Cx32.2 protein-like, translating into MGDWSYMSALLDKVQSHSTVVGKIWMTVLFLFRIFVLGAAADNVWGDEVSEFYCDTLEPGCEHACYNWMFPISYVHYWVLQITFVSTPTLVYLGHAIHIIHKEKRMIEQLKNNNDETALTKRKYTDDRGKVKITGILFFTYITQLVFKIILEVAFSVGQFYIFGPVFMVPFFHCTMSPPCARYTGAQCYISRPTEKTIFIIFMLVVSGISVLLNVVEIIYLLCNKRRERRKELKAQQYVLRSQEHPSNPSWGGGMGGQYGGIPVLPLQAQEEKHIDQVSKDKDN